CTGCCATACGAACTCCTCGGTTCTCGACCTGCGCACCCTCGGCGGTGAGGGCACGTCCTCTCGGCGCTGCGTGCACGCTAACAGAGCGCAGCACCGCAGGCGGGCGGCACGGCGTGCACGGTCGAGCGCACGATGGCTACGCTGGTCGGGTCCGTGACCACCCGCCCCAGGAGGACCCTGTGACTGCGACCGCGCCGTCCATCCCCACCACCACGCTCGCCGACGGCACCGATTTCCCGCTGATCGGCTTCGGCACCTCCAGCATGAAGGGCGTCGAGGGTGCCCGCGCGATCGCCGCGGCCCTGCGCGCGGGCTACCGGCTCATCGACTCTGCGGCCCAGTACGGCAACGAGGCCGCGGTGGGCGCGGGGCTGCGCGACAGCGGCGTGGATCCCGACCAGGCGCTGGTGACCACGAAGATCGCCGGCGGGGACCAGGGCCGGGAGGCCGCTCGCGAGGGTTTCCTGGCCTCGCTGCGCCGACTGGGTCTGGAACGGGCCGCGCTGGTGCTCATCCACTGGCCGAACCCTTCCCGGGGCCTCGCCCTGGAGACCTGGCGCACCCTGATCGACCTCCAGGAGGAGGGTCGGGCACTGCACATCGGGGTCTCGAACTTCCGGCCGGAGCAGCTGCAGGAGCTGATCGACGCCACCGGGGTGACCCCCGCGGTGAACCAGATCCAGCTCTCCCCCGCCCTGCCCCGTCCCGAGGCCGTCGCCTTCCACCGCGAGCACGGCATCGTCACCCAGGCCTGGGGCCCGCTGGGCGGGCGCGAGGGGCTCTCCGGGCAGTTCGCCCTGCAACGCATCGCGCGCAAGCACGGCGTCACCCCCTCGCAGGTCTCGCTGCGCTGGGCGGTCGATCAGGACATCGTGGTGATCCCGAAGTCCCAGGATCCCCAGCGCCAGCGGGACAACGCGTCCCTCGAGGCCCTCCGCCTCGACGCGGAGGACCGCACCCTGCTGGCCTCGCTCGATCTGGGCGAGGACGCCGCCTGGGACTCCCGCGAGCACGAGGAGTGGTGACCGCAGGGGGCCGCTTCACCCCGGGCGCGGCGCACCGGGAGATCGTCTTCCTCACCGGATCCGGGATCAGCGCCCGCACGGGTCTGGGCACCTTCCGGGGTCCGGACGGTCTGTGGGCCCTCGAGCCCGAGACCGAGGAGGCGATGCATGCCGACCTGCTGCCCGGCTCGCTGCCGCAGCTGTGGCGGGTGTGGGGCGGGATGGCGCGCATCGCCCGTGGCCACGGTCCCACCCCGGGCCATCGGGCGATCGCCCGGCTGGGCGCCCCGGTGATCACGCAGAACATCGACGGCCTGCATCAGGCGGCCGGCAGCGAGGTGGTCGCCGAGCTGCACGGCAGCGCGCTGCGTGCGGTGTGCCTCGAGCTGCGGTGCACCTGGTCGGCGCCGCTGTCGCCGGGCGAGGGAGCGCGCGCCGAGGACCACGGGGTGCCCGGCGCCTGCCCGCTCTGCGGCGCACCGACCCGGCCTGACGTGGTGCTCTTCGACGAGCAGCTGCCGCAGCACGCCCTCGAGCTCGCGATGCGGCTGGCGCAGCGGGCGGATCTCTTCGTGGCCGTCGGCACCAGCGGGGTGGTGTTCCCCTCCGCGCAGCTGGCACCGCTGGCGGCCTCCCACGGCGCCACCACGGTGCTGATCGACATCGCTCCTCCCGTCGGCTCCCGCACGCTCTTCGACCACGTCATCGCCGAGGACGCCCACGAGGTGCTGCCGGACTGGGAGCGACGGCTCCACCGCGTGGGCGGCACCTCGTTCCTGGATCCCTTCCTCGCCTGACGGGCCCGGTCCCGGAGGATCGCCTCAGATCCAGATCGCGGGATCCATCTGCACGTCGGGGTGGGCGCCGCCCGCCCGCACGGTGGCGGGGATCCCGACGGCGGTGGCCCCGGCAGGCACGTCCTTGACCACCACGGCGTTGGCGCCGACCTGCGCGCCCTCGCCGAGGACCACCGGTCCGAGCACCCGGGCGCCCGCCCCGATGGTCACCCCGCTCTCGACCGTGGGGTGGCGCTTGACGCGATCCATCGAGCGGCCGCCGAGCGTGACCCCGTGGTAGAGCATGACGTCGTCGCCGACCTCGGCCGTCTCCCCCACCACCACGCCCATGCCGTGGTCGATGAAGAAGCGGCGACCGATCCTCGCCCCGGGGTGGATCTCGACCCCGGTGACCGACCGGGCGCCCTGGGCGAGGACCAGTGCCGGCAGCCGCGCCCCGCGCGCCCACAGCCGATGGGCGACCCGATGGGTCCAGATCGCGTGCAGACCGGGAGAGGTCAGCAGGATCGCCAGGTCATCGGTGGCGGCGGGGTCGCGACGGTGCGCCGCCGCGAGGTCCTCCCGGACCGTCGCGACGGCGTCCATCACCCGATCCAGCGGGTTCTTCGCCATGGGTGCGGCCGTCTCGTCAGTCCGCGTACTCGGCGTACAGCGGGGTGGAGAGGTAGCGCTCGCCGAAGGACGGCACCACCACCACGATGGTCCTGCCGGCGAACTCCTCACGGGAGCCGACGCGGACGGCGGCCTCGATGGCGGCGCCGGAGGAGATGCCCACCAGCAGACCCTCGGTGCGGGCCACGGAGCGGGCCCGGTCCATGGAGGCCTCGGCGTCGATGTCGATGACCTCGTCGTAGATCTCGCGGTCCAGGATGCTGGGCACGAAGTTCGCGCCGAGGCCCTGGATCTTGTGGGGGCCGGGCTGGCCGCCGGTGAGGATCGCGGACTCCGCCGGCTCCACGGCGATGATCTTCACCTCGGGCTTGCGCTCCTTGAGCACCTGGCCGACGCCGCTGATGGTGCCGCCGGTGCCGATGCCGGCGACCACCGCATCCACGGTGCCGTCGGTGTCGTTCCAGATCTCCTCGGCGGTGGTGCGGCGGTGGACGTCGACGTTGGCGGGGTTGTCGAACTGGCGGACCTGGACCGCGCCGGTCTCGGCGGCGATCTCCTCCGCCTTCTCGACCGCGCCCTTCATCCCCTTGGACGCCTCGGTGAGGATCAGCTCCGCGCCATAGGCGCGCAACAGCATCCGGCGCTCCTTGGACATCGACTCGGGCATGGTCAGGACCACCTTGTAGCCGCGGGAGCCGCCGATCATCGCCAGCGCGATGCCGGTGTTGCCGCTGGTGGCCTCCACGATGGTGCCGCCGCTGTGCAGCTGGCCGGATGCCTCGGCGGCATCGATCATGGCCACGCCGATGCGGTCCTTGACGGAGCTGGCGGGGTTGTAGAACTCGAGCTTGGCGACGATGGTGGCCGTGACCTCGTCGCCGAGGTGGTTCAGCTTGACCAGCGGGGTGCGGCCGACCAGTTCGGAGACGTTCTCGTAGATGGGCATGCTTCTCCTCGACGTTGCACGAGCCGGCGGCTCTAAGGTGACCTTTGTTCGATCATAACCTTTTCGTCCGTGCAGATGCTGGGCGTCGCAGGATCCGCGTCGCCGAGGTGCCCGATCAGCGCCTCAGTAGACCATCCCCATGAACTCGCGGACCTTCGCGAGCGTCGCCTCGGCCTCGGCGTTCGCCGTCGCGTTGCCCGCGCGGAGCACCTCGAAGAGGTATCCGGGATCCCGCTCCAGCTCTGCCCGCCGGGCGCGCACCGGCGCGAGATGCTCGTTGAGCACCTCGGCGGTGCGGAGCTTCAGGGTGCCGGCGCCGCGATCGCCGATCTCCTCGGCGATCTCCTCCGGGGCCCGACCGCTGGCCTCCGCGGCGATGGTCAGCAGGTTGGCGACCTCGGGGCGGCCCTCCGGGTCGTAGGTGATCCGCCGGTCGGCGTCGGTCTTGGCCTTCTTGATCTTCTTCAGCGTCTCGTCGGCATCCATCCGCAGCATGACGGTGTTGCCGCGGGACTTGCTCATCTTGTGCTCGCCGTCCAGCCCCAGGATGGTCGGGGCCTCGGAGAGCAGGGCATCGGGCTCGGGGAAGAACGCCTCCCCGCCGGCGTAGCGCTCGTTGAAGCGGCGGGCGATGACGCGGGTCTGCTCGATGTGCGGCAGCTGGTCCCGGCCCACCGGCACCAGGTTGCCGTGGCAGAACAGGATGTCGGCGGCCTGGTGGACGGGGTAGGTCAGCAGCAGCCCGCCCATCGCGGACTTCCCGGCGGCCGCGAGCTCGGCCTTCACCGTGGGGTTGCGCTCGAGCTCGGGCTGGGTCACCAGGGAGAGGAAGGGCAGCATCAGCTGGTTCAGCGCCGGCACCGCGGAGTGGGTGAAGATCGTCGAGCGCTCCGGATCGATGCCGACGGCCAGGTAGTCGGTCAGCAGCTCCCGCACCGACCCCCTGATGTCGCCGATGACCTCGCGGTCGGTGATCACCTGGTAGTCCGCGACGATCACCCACGTCTCCACCCCGGCGTCCTGGAGCCGGACGCGATTGCGCAGCGAGCCGAAGTAGTGGCCGATGTGCAGGGCGCCGGTGGGGCGGTCGCCGGTGAGCATGCGCAGCCCCGAGGGGTCGGACCCGATCTGGGACCAGATCCTGTCGCTGCGCTGCTGGGCGGTGTCGTAGCTGGTGCGGGTGTCGTTCGGTGCGGTCACCACACCATGCTAGCGGCCTCCTCGGGCGCCGCCGCGGTCGAGCCGCGCACGATCAGCTGGGGTCGCACCACGACCTCGGTCCGTGCCGGGCGGCGCGAGTCCTCGCCGCCCCCGAGCGCGGTGCGCACGGCGGCGCGGGCGATGGAGCCGACGGCCTGGCGCACG
The window above is part of the Brachybacterium vulturis genome. Proteins encoded here:
- the epsC gene encoding serine O-acetyltransferase EpsC, with product MAKNPLDRVMDAVATVREDLAAAHRRDPAATDDLAILLTSPGLHAIWTHRVAHRLWARGARLPALVLAQGARSVTGVEIHPGARIGRRFFIDHGMGVVVGETAEVGDDVMLYHGVTLGGRSMDRVKRHPTVESGVTIGAGARVLGPVVLGEGAQVGANAVVVKDVPAGATAVGIPATVRAGGAHPDVQMDPAIWI
- a CDS encoding aldo/keto reductase, with the protein product MTATAPSIPTTTLADGTDFPLIGFGTSSMKGVEGARAIAAALRAGYRLIDSAAQYGNEAAVGAGLRDSGVDPDQALVTTKIAGGDQGREAAREGFLASLRRLGLERAALVLIHWPNPSRGLALETWRTLIDLQEEGRALHIGVSNFRPEQLQELIDATGVTPAVNQIQLSPALPRPEAVAFHREHGIVTQAWGPLGGREGLSGQFALQRIARKHGVTPSQVSLRWAVDQDIVVIPKSQDPQRQRDNASLEALRLDAEDRTLLASLDLGEDAAWDSREHEEW
- a CDS encoding SIR2 family NAD-dependent protein deacylase: MTAGGRFTPGAAHREIVFLTGSGISARTGLGTFRGPDGLWALEPETEEAMHADLLPGSLPQLWRVWGGMARIARGHGPTPGHRAIARLGAPVITQNIDGLHQAAGSEVVAELHGSALRAVCLELRCTWSAPLSPGEGARAEDHGVPGACPLCGAPTRPDVVLFDEQLPQHALELAMRLAQRADLFVAVGTSGVVFPSAQLAPLAASHGATTVLIDIAPPVGSRTLFDHVIAEDAHEVLPDWERRLHRVGGTSFLDPFLA
- the trpS gene encoding tryptophan--tRNA ligase gives rise to the protein MTAPNDTRTSYDTAQQRSDRIWSQIGSDPSGLRMLTGDRPTGALHIGHYFGSLRNRVRLQDAGVETWVIVADYQVITDREVIGDIRGSVRELLTDYLAVGIDPERSTIFTHSAVPALNQLMLPFLSLVTQPELERNPTVKAELAAAGKSAMGGLLLTYPVHQAADILFCHGNLVPVGRDQLPHIEQTRVIARRFNERYAGGEAFFPEPDALLSEAPTILGLDGEHKMSKSRGNTVMLRMDADETLKKIKKAKTDADRRITYDPEGRPEVANLLTIAAEASGRAPEEIAEEIGDRGAGTLKLRTAEVLNEHLAPVRARRAELERDPGYLFEVLRAGNATANAEAEATLAKVREFMGMVY
- the cysK gene encoding cysteine synthase A, giving the protein MPIYENVSELVGRTPLVKLNHLGDEVTATIVAKLEFYNPASSVKDRIGVAMIDAAEASGQLHSGGTIVEATSGNTGIALAMIGGSRGYKVVLTMPESMSKERRMLLRAYGAELILTEASKGMKGAVEKAEEIAAETGAVQVRQFDNPANVDVHRRTTAEEIWNDTDGTVDAVVAGIGTGGTISGVGQVLKERKPEVKIIAVEPAESAILTGGQPGPHKIQGLGANFVPSILDREIYDEVIDIDAEASMDRARSVARTEGLLVGISSGAAIEAAVRVGSREEFAGRTIVVVVPSFGERYLSTPLYAEYAD